Proteins from one Chitinophaga oryzae genomic window:
- a CDS encoding helix-turn-helix transcriptional regulator, which translates to MVFYTFTCGSIFLLSFLLMVHPGRTNSAGNRWLAVFLFCAGAALLAFIAEHTALQKQHRWLVPVLELNRLVMAPALLLSVTSFLFPQRKLSWRDSLHMIPALLFAGMMLPYLLSLAGIRWPLPPLVPPGTALSRYLGLLVGMSVKLQLLVYWGLSYRLLAHYRGTTGVRWLKYLLWGTAGMILIWFNQLFDGVRYLLPYTAQGYLLSIYVIGYSAFRQQEVAGNSIVAPALPPAVVKPRLPAEQIPPLMKQLDRLMEEEALYTDGELGLPKLADHLGLSTHELSFLLNQGYGKSFFQYINGYRVACVKKLLLAPGHAHLNILAIAFEAGFNSKTTFNSVFRDATGMSPSAFRQAAGVLPASQTGAEAPGLVVRMDPSGR; encoded by the coding sequence ATGGTTTTTTATACTTTCACCTGTGGCAGTATTTTTTTGCTGTCTTTTTTACTGATGGTCCACCCAGGACGGACGAACAGCGCCGGTAACCGATGGCTGGCCGTTTTCCTTTTTTGTGCAGGTGCTGCGCTACTGGCATTTATTGCGGAACATACGGCATTGCAGAAACAACATCGATGGCTGGTGCCGGTGCTGGAACTCAACCGGCTGGTGATGGCGCCGGCATTGCTATTGTCGGTAACTTCCTTTCTGTTTCCGCAGAGAAAACTTTCGTGGCGTGACAGTCTCCATATGATACCGGCTTTGTTGTTTGCCGGTATGATGCTGCCTTATTTGCTGTCGCTGGCGGGCATACGGTGGCCGTTGCCGCCACTGGTGCCGCCGGGAACGGCGTTATCGCGTTACCTGGGGCTGCTGGTGGGCATGTCTGTAAAATTACAGCTGCTGGTTTATTGGGGGCTGTCCTACCGGTTGCTGGCACATTACAGGGGGACTACCGGCGTGCGCTGGCTGAAGTATCTGCTATGGGGAACGGCAGGTATGATACTCATCTGGTTCAATCAGCTTTTTGACGGTGTCCGGTACCTGTTGCCTTATACGGCACAGGGCTACCTGTTAAGCATATACGTCATCGGCTATAGTGCTTTCCGTCAGCAGGAAGTGGCCGGCAACAGTATCGTTGCTCCGGCGTTGCCTCCTGCTGTGGTAAAGCCCCGTTTGCCGGCAGAACAAATACCGCCACTGATGAAACAGCTGGACAGGCTGATGGAAGAGGAGGCTTTGTATACGGACGGCGAACTGGGGCTTCCGAAGCTGGCGGACCACCTGGGGCTCTCCACGCACGAGCTTTCTTTCCTGCTCAACCAGGGATACGGGAAAAGTTTCTTTCAATATATCAACGGTTACCGGGTGGCCTGCGTAAAAAAGCTATTGCTGGCGCCCGGTCATGCGCACCTGAATATACTGGCGATTGCCTTTGAAGCCGGTTTTAATTCAAAGACCACTTTCAACAGTGTTTTCCGGGACGCAACCGGCATGTCGCCCAGCGCTTTCCGCCAGGCAGCTGGTGTATTACCTGCCTCGCAAACCGGGGCAGAAGCTCCGGGACTTGTGGTGCGGATGGATCCGTCCGGGCGCTGA